CCGTCGCTCCGCGGGAGGTCGTCGGGACAGGCCCGATCCGGCGTTCCGTCTGTCGCACCGTCGTACGTGTTCCCGCAGACTGCCCGCTGGTCGTCCTGGCCCCTGACGGCGGGGAACGCGATCGCTTTGTCGTCGAAGCCGGTGATTCGGTTCCCGTAGACGGCGTTGTCGGCGCCGCCGCGTCGTTCGATCTCCGAGGGGTCGTCTTTCGCCGCCCGCGCGTCGCGAGCCTTGTAGCTTCCCACTTCGACGCCGTGGCCGTTCCCGTTCCGCAGGTCGCACCACCGGACGGTCGCGCCGAAGCTCTGGAACCGCACGGACGCCGCCGGGGAGTCTTCGGTGTTCGCCGAGCCGCCGCCGTCGGTGCAGTACTCGACGAGGATGTCCGAGGTACCCAGTTTCGTGTTCACGATCTCGGAGTGGGGGTGGCCCGCGCTGTTGTCGAGGTGATGCACGTGGATGTCCGACGTCCGGTCGTACTCGGTCCAGGGGTGCCAGTCTTTCCCGAGGTTGCTCGGTGAGGTCCCGACGTAGACGATTTCGCCGTTGTGCCCCGGCGTGTCGGTCAGGAAGTACTTCGTCCCCGCGGGGCCGATCACCTCGAACGGCCCGACCGTCGAGTGCTGGGTGCGTTCGAGGCTCACCAGCGACTTCTGCGTGTTGCCGATGCGGTGCGGCGCGATCACGAGGTCTTCGAGGTACTCGTCGGTGTCCGTCGGCGGCCGGGCCTGGACCAACTGCGCGCGGCTGTAGGAGTTGACATCGTCGGGCGCGTCGGGATTCTCCAGCCCGTCGATCGAGAGCCCCGTCAGGTGGATGTGGCTGTGACGAATGAACACGACGTTATAGATCCGTGGATCGCTCCGGAGGACCGCCTCCGGTGGCCCGGTGATCGTGATCGGCGCGCCCGGTTCGCCCCCGTGCGGGGGCTCGATCTTTTCAGTGTACGCCCCGGGTCGAACGTGGACGGTGTCCCCCGGTCGCGCGCGTTCTACCGCCTCCTGGATGAATTTGTGCGGGTCGTCGCTCGTCCCCGACGCGCCGAGGGAGCCGTCAGGCGCGACGAAGATCGTGTTCGGCCGCTCTCGCGGAGTCGAGGTCTGCGGTGCCCCCGTCGTGGACCCCGACACCGTGTCGGCCCCGCCCGACGTCCCGCGTCGGTCCGTCCCGGCACAGCCGGCGAGCAGGCCGACGCCGAGGGCCGAGAGATACGACCGTCGTTTCATACGTCGCCCTGTGGTCGCGGCCGAAAGTAGCTATTCGACGCGAGCTGACATATCTTGGGCGGCGTTGGGGTGACGAGCGACAGCCGCCGCCTCCCCGAGACTTATCGTGCTCCGTGCTGTACCTCCGCACGGCGATGGTCTTCAAGAAGGTCACCCTAATCGGTCGTAGCGGAGAGAGCTTCGACGAGGCGGTCGACGACGCGATCGACCGCGCGGAGGAGACGCTCGACAACGTCCACTGGATCGAGGTGGACGAACTCGGCGTCGAGATCGCCTCCGTCGAAGACAGAGAGTACCAGGCGGAGGTCACCGTCGCGTTCCAGCTCCGAGACGGCGACTAGCGGACGCGAGCCCGGCCGCGACGACCGGCGCGTCGGCCCGACCGTGACACACCGACGATTTCTTCTCCGTCGCCCGACCAGTCAGTGACAATGCCGCGTCTCCTCCACTACTCTGACATCGAGAACGTCTACGACGACCCGGTCCGCGTGGGTCGGCTGGCGGGCGCGGTGCGCTCGCTCGACGGCCCGGACGCGGTGGTCTGCGGCAGCGGCGACGACACCGCGCCGGGCGTGCTCTCGCTCATCGAGCGCGGCCGGCAGGCGCTCGATTTCTTCCGCGCTGTCGACGCCGACGTCGAGACCTTCGGCAACCACGACTTCGACTACGGGCCGGCGGCGGCGCGGGACCTCGTCGCCGACGCGCCCCAGACTTGGCTCTCCGCGAACGTCTTCGACGCCGACGGCGAGCGCTTCGCGGGCGACCACGTCGCCCCCGCGACCGTGATCGAGGTCGACGGGGCGCGCCTGGGGTTCTTCGGCGTCACCGACCCGGCGACGCCGTCGCTGAATCCGATGGCCGGCGACATCCGGGTCACGGACCCCTACGAGGCCGCCGCCGAGGCCGTCGCATCCCTCCGCGAGCGTGACGTCGACTACGTCGTCGCCGTCTCGCACCTGGGCGGTGGCGACGACGAACTGGTCCGCCGGGTCGACGTCGACCTCGTCCTCGGGGGGCACGTCCACGCCGAGCGCCGGGAGCGGGTCACCGGGACGCCCCTGCTCCGGCCGGGCGCGAACGGTCACGTGATCTTCGAGGTCCGCCTCGGCGACGGGATCGACGTCGTACGCCACGAGACGGGCGACGCGCCAGTCGCCGAGGACGTCGTCGAGGCCCTCGAAGGCCGCGTCGACGCCGCCGGCTTGGACGAGGTGGTCGCCCGCGTTGCGGAGCCACTGGACCGGAGCGAGGAGACGGTCTTCGGCGGCGAGTGCCGACTCGGCAACTTCGTCGCCGACGCCTACCGGTGGTCGCTCGGCGCCGACGTCGGCCTCCAGAACAGCGGCGGGATCCGCAACGGGCCGCCGCTGTCGGGCGACGTGACCGTCGCCGACCTCGTGAGCGTCATCCCCTTCGAGGAGCACGTCGTCCGCGCGGAGGTCACCGGCGCGGAACTCCGCGAGATCGCCCGCGAGTCCGCGGCCAGCGTCGTCGACTTCGGCGAGCCCGGCTGGTGGCACGGCCACTTCTCGGGGCTGTCCGTCCGCTGGGACGACGGCTCCGACGAGCTGCTCTCGGTCCGCGTCGGCGGCGAGCCGATCGATCCCGAGCGGCGCTACACGATCGCTACGTCCGCCTATCTCCTGCATACGGACCACGAGTTCCCGACGCTCGGCGAGCGACACCGCGCGGGCGAGGGCGACATCCAGTTCGAGGTGCTCGCCGCCTACGCCCGGGAGTTCGGCGTCGGCGCGGCCGTCGAGGGGCGCGTCCGGCGATACGGAGCCGACGAGGCGGAGTCGGCGCTCCGCGGGGAGTCGGAATGAGACGCGGGACCGCGCCGCCGATCCCGCGGCCGAGTGGAAACGTTCAGGGGCCGCGGGGGCGTTCGCTCCGACGATGACGCGCGTCGTGGTCCCCGTCCGGTATCCGCTGTCGAAGCACTCGCGAGCGACGCTGTCGGAGGCGATCCGGATCGCCGACGAGCGGGAGGCCGAGCTCACGGTCCTGCACGTCGACCTCTACCAGGAGAGCCACGGCGTGACCCGCGCCGAACTGAAGCGCGCGGTCGAGGTCGCCTTTGGCCCGCAGGACCGGACGCGGTACGTGGTCCGGCGGGGGTTCCTCGTCGAGGAGACCATCCTCGAGGAGGTCGCGGCCGACGAGGCCGACATCGTCGTCTTGGGCTCCAAACAGGCGAGCCGGTGGCGGAGTATGCTCCGGCGCTTCCTCGACGACCCCGACATCGAGTCGTACCTCCGCGAGAAGCTGGAGTGTACCGTGATCACCGTCCAGGCCGAGTAGGACCCGACGCCGCGGGGGGCCCCGGCCTCGCGACCTCGGCGGCGCTCGGGTCACTCCTCGCCCGCGCCCGAGGACGCGTCTCCGGGCGGGGCGCCTTCCGACGGTGGCCCGTCAGCGATCTCGGCGTCCCGCTCCCGACGCGTCGCGGGCGCCGCTTCGGCGGCGACGTCGGATCGGTCCCCTCGCTTCCCGACCGTCGCGTCCAGCGTCCCGCTCGTGTCGTCGAAGACGAGGTGACGGTGCGGGTACGCGAACTCGACGTCGCCGTCGGTCTCGGCGACGCCGTCCCAGATCCGGTCGCGGACCCGCGACTCGACGGTCGGGATCTTGTACGGCTTGTGCGCCCAGTAGCGCAGTCGGAGGAGCACGCCGTCGTCGGCGAACTCCGAGCGGAGGACCGTCGGCCGCGCGGGGTACCGGGCGCTCCCGATGCGGATGTCCGGACCGCCGCCGATGACCGCCTCGTCGTCGGCGGCTGCGCTGCGGAGCAGCTGCTTCGCGCGCTCGGTGTCCGACTCGTAGGTGACGAGGACGTCGAGCGAGAGCCGAACGCGCTCGTCCTCGGCGGAGTAGTTCGTGACCAGCTGATCGCGGATCACCGAGTTCGGAATCACGAGGAAGGTGTTGTTGAGCGTGAACAGCTTCGTGTAGCGGATCGTGATCTCGTCGACGAAGGCGCGGCGACCGTCGGTCAGTTCGATGAGGTCGCCGATCTCGTACGGCTGGTCGGCGAGGATGAACAGGCCGTTGATGATGCTCCCGACGATCGGCGCGAGGACGATACCCAGGACCGCCGAGAACACCGTCACCGAGAGGACCAGATCGCCGACTTCGAGGCCGAGAATCCTGGCCGCGCCGCCGGCGGCGAGCAGCACGACGCTGACCCGAATCAGGCGCAAGACGGTCTGTGCGACGCTCTGGCGTCGGAACTGCTTGGCGACAGAGCGCCCGACCAGCCTGACGACGTACCGCGAGAGGAGGACGCCGAGGCCCAACATCAGGACTGCGCCGACGATCCGCCACCCCGGGAACTGGAGCCACTGCGGCACCGTCGCCGCGATCGGTCCGCTGGCGGGGGCCGTGGTGCTCGCGGCCGTCGTAGCCGACTGCATATCTCCGTCCACGACGGGGGCGAACAAAAAGCGTTCTTCCCGTCCGGGTAAAGTGATAAGTCACCGCTCCGTGTCGGATCGGTATGGCAGGCGCCTCCGACCGCGAGCCCGACTTCACGATCACCCACGACGCCGACCCGAGCGAGACGCTTCTCGTCGGCCTCTCGTCGTTCGGCCTCGCGGGGCTGACCGCCGTCGACTACCTCGTCGATCACCTCGACCTCCGCGAGCAGGGCCACCTCTCGGCGGAGGGGCTCCCCACCGTCACGCCCTTCGAGGAGGGTCGACCGCGACATCACACCCGGCTGTTCTCCCGCGACGACCTCGACGTCTCGGTCCTCGTCGGCGAGCTGTTCGTCCCCGTCGGCGCCGGGCGGGCCTTCGCGGACGCGATCCTCGACTGGACCGAGGCGAACGGCGTCCGCGACGTGGCGATCCTCTCGGGCGTGCCCATCCCCCACGGGCCGGACGACCACCGGACGTACTACATCGCGACCGACGACTACCGCGAGCGGTACCTCGGGGAGTCCCCGATCCCGCCGATGGGGCGGGGGTTCCTCGACGGGACCAACGCGGCGCTCATCGAGCGCGGCCTCGACTCGCCGCTCGGCGTCTGCACGTACGTGACGCCCGTCCACGCCCGCGTGCCCGACGTCGAGGCGTCGATCCGCCTCGTCGAGACGGTCCAGTCGGTGTACGGCCTCGACGTCGACGCCGGCCCGCTCGAAGCGTTCGCGGGCGAGATCGAACAGTACTACGCCGAACTCGCCGAGCGGATGGACGCCCGCGACGAAGACCTCCCCGAGGATCGGATGTATATGTGACCGTCGATCGTGGAAAACGACGTTTCGGAATCTAGTGCTACTCGAAGCATAGTAAATTGTAAGTGGGCGCGACGAGACGGGCTCGTATGGCAGACGAACTCCGGACGACGCTCGAACGCGTCGGAGAGCGATTCAACCTCGGCGAGTACGAGATCGAGGCCTACCTGGCCGTCCTCGAACACGGCGAGCTGACGGCCTCGGAGATCGCCGACGGGACCGAGATCCCCCAACCGCGGGTGTACGACACCGTTCGGAGCCTCTCGGACCGCGGCCTCGTCGAACTGCGGGAGTCGCGGCCGATGAAGGTCGTCGCCGTCGACCCCGACGACGCCTTCGGGAACGTGAAGCAGTCGCTCGACGACCTGGTCTCGGAACTGGAGGCCCGATACACCGCGCCGGCGCGGGACACCGAGGCCGTCTCGCTGGTGAAGTCGCGGTCGACGATCCTCCGGTACATCGAGGAGATCATCGACGACGCCGAGTACGAGCTCGTGCTGTCGCTCACGCCGGACCTCCTCCGTCGCTTCCGCGACGACCTCGCGGCCGCGATCGACGACGGCGTGAGCATCGACCTGCTCGTGACGCCCGCCTCGCGCGCGCCCGACCCCGAGGAGTTCGACTACCTGGAGATCGCCACCGTCGCCCGCGCCCGCCGCGGGATCACGACGCCCGTGCTGGCGGTCGCCGACGGCAACTACTCGATCTACGCGACCCAGGACGCCCTCCGCGACGACCGCGACCGCTACGGCGTCATCTTCAACCGCTCGGCGCTCGGCTTCCTGGTCTCGGGCTTCTTCGGGACCGTCCTGTGGACGACCGCGGAGACGCTCGTCGCAGACGGCAAGCGCCGGCCCTTCCCGCGCCGCTACGCGTCGATCCGCCGCGCGGTGAAGGACGTCCGGGAGTTCGACGGGCCGTTCTACGCGTCGGTGACGGGACGGGACGTCGAGACGGGCGACCCCGTCCTCGTCGAGGGCGAGGTCGAGACGACGACGTTCGAAGAGACGGAGGAGGTCGCCTCGCTCCGCCTGGAGACCGAGGAGGGCATCCTCGAAGTCGGCGGCCTCGTGGCCTCGCTCGAAGACGTCGAGGCCCAGGAAATCATCCTCGGGCGGGACGGGATCCCGGACCGCGACCAGTTCGAGTGACCGGGGCTCCGCCGGCGGCCCGACCCGTCAGGACCCGCCGATCGCCTCCCAGTCGGTCACGTCGGTGACCGTCCGGTTCCGGAGGTCGACGACCGCGGTGTACCGCGTCTCGCCGGTCGCGTTCCGAACCCTGACCACCGCCTCACCGGGGACGTAGCTCCGATTGCGGGTGACCGTGACCGAGCCCGACTCCGAGGTGGAGTCGACCCGGAAGACGGACGCGTCTCCCTCGCCGGCCCCGCCTTCAGATGAAACTTCGTATTCGACGTGTCGACCGACGTCGAGCCGCTGGATCGGTTCGACGACCAGTCGCGGATCCCGCACCGTCGAGAGGTATCGCCGGAGCGTCCTGTTGTTCCGCGCGACGGCCTTCGCTCGCTCACGCTGGCGCTCGGTGAGCGGGCCCTCGTCGACCGAGAGGCTGTACCGCCTCGCTCCGGTGCGTTCGATCTCGACGCTCCGTATCTCGCTCGTGTCGTTCGCGACGACCGCCTCCCGGCCGTCGCCCGCGACCGTGACCGAGTCCTCGGAGACGACGAACGCGCCCCCGGGGTCGGGAGTCGCCGGGCCGATACCGATCGCGACGCCGATACCACCGATCGCGACGCCGACCGCCGCCAGTCCGAACAGGAGGGCGATCGGCGAGCGGGGAGCGGATACCATCACTCGACCGTTGTGTGAAAGGCCTCATCAGCGCTTCGTCGGAAGGCGTTCGAAACGGCTTCGAAACGCGTTTCATCGGTGTTTCAGTCGCTTTCGCGGGCAAATAGGATAACTTACATACGGGTCGAAATGCCAAGCCCCGACGATGGAAGCCCTCCGAGACGACCGCCTGATCGCGGCGACGGTCTTCGTCGTCGCGACGCTGGTGTTGACGGTGCAGTTCCTCACCCCCTCGCCCGTCGTCGTGTCCGTCGGAGACGGCGGCGCAACGACGACCGAGCTGGGGAGCTACTACACGCGGGAGGACGCCGCCCTCCTCGCCATCGCGGCGTGCCTGTTCGGCGCGGCGGGGACCTACCTATTCGCCTCCCTCCGCAGCGATCCGGCGACAGGGGAAAACGAAGCCGACGCTCAGCCCGAACCCGAGACGTCGAATCCGGGGTCGGAGTCCGAACGGGAGTCGGAATCAGCACGCGAGGACACCCGCCGGGACGAGTGGGCGGCGACGGCGGACCGCCTCGCCGGCACCGAGGAGACCGTCTACCGGACCGTCCTGGAAGCGGAGGGAGAGCTCCCGCAGGCCGAGGTAGTGGAGCGGACCGACCTCTCGAAGGCGACCGTCAGTCGGGTGCTGGACAGCCTGGAGCGCCGGGATCTGGTGGATCGGCGTCGGCGCGGCCTGGGGAACGTCGTGCGCCTCCGCTGATCGTGGCCCGGCGGGAGACACAACGGCTTTACCCCTCCCTTCGCAATCGGATTTGACTGATGGAGTCGCGCACGCGGACCTACCTGGAGGGGCGGTTCGGCGACTACTACCGCCGGAGCGACGTCGCCCTGCCGCCCGCGGCCGAGCGCCGCGAGTGGGGGCACATCCCCTGGAGCGCGGGCTCGACCACGATGGTCCGACACCAGTCGCTGCTGGACATCGGCGACCTCTCGGACTTCCTCCACCGGACCGCGCCGCGGCACGTCTACTTCTCGTCGGCGCGCTTCGCCGACCCCGGCGCGGGCTCGATGGACGAGAAGGGCTGGCAGTCCGCGGACCTCGTCTTCGACCTCGACGCCGATCACCTCCCGGCCGTCGATCCCGCGGAGGCCTCCTACGCGGAGATGCTCGCGGCCTGCAAGGAGGAGCTCCTGAACCTCCTTTCGTTCGTCGACGACGACTTCGACTTCTCGGACGTCACGGTGGTCTTCTCCGGCGGCCGGGGCTACCACGTCCACGTCCGCGACCCCGAGGTCCGGGGGCTGGACAGCGAGGCCCGCCGGGAGATCGTCGACTACGTCCGGGCGATCGACCTCGACGTCGACGGCCTGATCGAGACGCGCTCGGTCCGGGGGACGACCCGGCGGATGCTCCGCCGCCGCGGCGGGTGGGGCGCCCGCGTCCACCGGCGGCTCGTCGACCTGTCCGAGCGCCTGCGGGAGATGGACGAGGGCGATGCGCTCGATCGCCTCCAGGAGCTGGAGGGGATCGGCGCCGGGCGCGCGGAGACGATCCTCGGCCAGATCGAGCACAACTTCGACGCGATCCGCGAGGGCAACGTCGAGGCCGGCGGCCCGGGCACGCGGATCCTCGTCGAGGCGCTCGCCGAGGAGGCGATCGAGGCGGAGACCGCGCCGATCGACGAGCCCGTGACGACGGACACGAAGCGGCTCATCCGCCTGCCGGGGAGCCTCCACGGCGGGTCCGGCCTCGCGGTGACGCCGCTCGATCGCGACGAGATCGAGGCGTTCAGGCCGCTTGAGGACGCGATCCCGGACCGCTTCCGCGGGCGGGAGATCCGGGTCTCTGTCACCGAGCCCGGCCCGGTCGACTTCGACGGCGACACGTTTACTATCCCGGAGGGAGAGCAATCCGTAGAAGAGTGCCTCGGGATCTTCTTGATGACCCGGGGACGCGCGGAGAAGATCAAAGAGTGACACGAGTGAGGGACCGAGAATGGATCTAGACGAGCTGCGGAGCGTCCAGCGGACCGAGCGTCAGAAGGACAGCCTCCAGCACCTCCGCGACTCGTTCTACGAGGACGTCGCCGACTACATCGCCGACCGGAAGGCAGAGCGCAAGCGCCTCGCCCAGGATGCGGACGACCCGTTCTCGGACCCCGACGTGGGGCGGCTGACCGACGAGATCGAGACCGCAGAGGACGTCGTCGAGGCCATCTACGAGCGCCGCGTCGGCAAGGTCGTCAAGCTGGCGTCGTTCGCGGCCGCGGATATGAACGCCGACACCGGCGGCCTGACGGCCGAAGAGCGGAACCTCTTCGAGGACCTCGTGGCGCGGATCAAGGGGAACCGCGAGACCGTCCTCGACGTCCTCGCCGGCGAGGGAGGCTCGTCGGGGGAGTCGCCGGCGACGTCACCGTCGACGCCGTCGGAATCGGCCGCGGCCGGCGGCGCGGACCCCACGCCGGCCGACCCCTCGCGAGCGCCCGAATCGGAGCCCCAACAGAGCGCGTCGCCAGCGGCGGACGACGGCGCCTCAGCGTCCGACGGGACGCCGCCGACGCCGGACGACGTCCTCGCCGAGGCGATGGGCGGCGGCTCGGCCTCCGGCGAGGCCGCGTCCGCGGACCCGACCGAGAGCGAGGGGTCGGATCCGACGGTCCCCCCGGACGCCCCGCCCGATGCGGTCGCGGCGGACGCCCCGGTCGTCGGCGACGAGCAGAGCGACCAAGGCCCAAACCGAGAGCCGACGAACGGTGACGGCCGCGACGAGGCTTCCGACCCGCCGGGTGGACCGGAGGCCGTCCGCGACGGAGGCGTCGCCGCGGCCGCCGACTCGGGAGGGTCCGCGACCGACTCCGCTGGTGAGGCCGCCGGCGACGACGCGGCGGCCACTGCCGAGTCCGCGTCCGACTCCGACGCCCGAACCGGGGACACAGAGCGCGTGACGCTCAAGATCACAGAGGACGTGGGGCGGATCTTCGGCGTCGACGAGCGGGAGTACGACCTCGCCTCCGAGGACGTCGTCACCCTCCCGACGACCAACGCGGGGCCGCTCATAGAGCGGGACGCGGCCGAGCGACTGGAGTGAGTCGGCAACCCCCGCGGTCGAACGGTACGTTCAAGCGGCCGAGCGCGGAACCCCCACTGTGCTCGACCAAGGCGCCCCCGCACCGAACTTCGAGTTGCCCGACCAGTACGGCGAGCGCGCCTCGCTCGCGGACCACCGCGGCGAGTACGTCGTAGTCTACTTCTACCCCCGCGCCGACACGCCAGGGTGTACGACCGAGGCCTGCGGCTTCCGCGACGTCTACGACGAGTTCGAAGCGCGCGGCGTGACGGTGTTCGGCATCAGCGACGACCCCGTCTCTGACCTCGCGGACTTCGCCGACGACTACGACCTGCCGTTCCGACTGCTCTCCGACGAGGACGGCGCCGTCGCGAGCGCCTACGACTCCTACGGCGAGAAGAATATGTTCGGCAACACCTTCGACGGCGTGTTCCGGAACACCTACGTCGTCGATCCCGAGGGCGAGATCGCGCTCGCCTACGAGGGCGTCTCGCCCGAGGACCACGCCGTCGAGATCCTCGACGACCTGGCCGACCTCGGCGTCGAAGCCTGAGGCGATCGACACCGCGTTTCCGGTGAAAGAAACGGTAAACAATGGGTTAGTTTTTCAACCGTCTCGACCATCAGATTCGCGAAAAATCCGCGTTCAGTCCGGCGTGGAATCCGGGATCCGGAATCCGATCGGCGAGCGCTACTGGAACGTCCGGCTGACGCCGGCGTCGGGTTCGCGCTCGACCTCGTTCTTCTCGAAGCGGTCTTCGATCTCCTCGTAGCGCTCGCGGGTCTCGGCCGTGACGCTCGGGCCGACCTCGTCGAGCGCCCGCTCGAAGTGGTCCATCGTCACGCGGACGTTGCCGATCGAGTCGGCGACCTCCTCGCGGGAGACGCTGTTGATGAACTCCCGGCTGGCGGCCATCGAGGCCTCGCGGCAGACCGCCTCGATGTCGGCGCCGACGTAGCCTTCGGTCCGGCGGGCCAGCGAGTCGAGGTCGACGTCGTCGGCCAGCGGCTTGTGCTCGGTGTGGACCCGGAAGATGGCCCGGCGGGCCGCCTCGTCGGGGACGGGCACGTGGACGTGGCGGTCCAGCCGGCCCGGCCGCAGGAGCGCCGAGTCGATCAGGTCCGGGCGGTTCGTCGTCGCGACCACGACGACGTCCTCCAGGGTTTCGAGCCCGTCGAGTTCGGTGAGCAGCTGGGAGACGACGCGCTCGGAGACGCCCGAGTCGCCGGTGTTCGAGCCGCGCTCGGTCGCGATCGAGTCGATCTCGTCGAAGAACACCACGGTCGGGGCGTTCTCGCGGGCCTTCTTGAAGATCTCGCGGACGCCCTTCTCGGACTCGCCGACGTACTTATCGAGGAGTTCGGGGCCCTTCACCGAGATGAAGTTCGACTCGGACTCGTTGGCGACGGCCTTCGCGAGCAGGGTCTTCCCCGTGCCCGGCGGGCCGTACATCAGCACGCCCTTGGCGGACTGCATATCCATCGCCTCGAAGACCTCGGGGTAGTCGAGCGGCCACTGGATCGTCTCGCGGAGGCGCTCCTTCGTGTCTTCGAGGCCGCCGACGTCCTCCCAGGTGACGTCCGGCACCTCGACGAACACTTCGCGGAGTGCCGAGGGCTCGATGCCCTTGATGGCCTCCTTGAAGTCGTCCTTCGTGACCTCGATCGAGTCGAGCACGTCGGCGTCGATCTCGTCGGATTCGAGGTCGAGTTCGGGGCGGATCCGCCGCAGTGCGGTCATCGCGGCCTCCTTCGCGAGGCTCTCGATGTCGGCGCCGACGAAGCCGTGGGTGTTCTCGGCGTACTCGTCGAGGTCGACGCCCTCGCCGAGCGGCATGTTCCGCGTGTGGACCTGGAGGATCTCCTTTCTGCCGTCCCTGTCGGGCACGCCGATCTCGATCTCGCGGTCGAAGCGGCCGCCGCGCCGGAGCGCGGGGTCGATCGCGTCCACTCTGTTGGTCGCGCCGATGACGACGACCTCGCCGCGCTCGTCGAGGCCGTCCATCAGCGATAGCAGTTGGGCGACCACGCGCCGCTCGACGTCGCCGCCGGCCTCGCCGCGCTTGGGCGCGATCGAGTCGATCTCGTCGACGAAGACGATCGCCGGCGCCGACTCCTCGGCCTCCTCGAAGATCTCGCGGAGCTGTTCCTCCGATTCCCCGTAGTACTTCGACATGATCTCGGGACCCGAGATCGTGTGGAAGGAGGCGTCGATCTCGTTGGCGACGGCCTTCGCGATCAGGGTCTTCCCCGTGCCCGGCGGGCCGTGCAGGAGCACGCCCTTCGGCGGCTCGATGCCGAGCCGCTGGAACAGTTCGGGGTGCCGCATCGGGAGTTCGATCATCTCCCGCACCTGTTCGAGCTCCTGGTCGAGCCCGCCGATGTCCTCGTAGGTGACGTTCGGCGTGTCGCTCTCCTCGTCCGCGCCGGACTGGATCTCCTCGGCGGGCGTCTGGCTGATCGTCACCTCGGTCGAGTCGGTGACGACGACCGTGCCCTCGGGCTCGGTCGAGGCGACCTTCAGCGGGATCGGCTGATTCGACGCGGACATAAAGCCGAATCCGAAGGGGACGCGGATGTTTTGCCCCTGGGTGACCGGCTGGCCCGCGAGCTTGTCGCGGAGGTGCGCGCCGATGTTACCGCTGATCCGGAGGTTCTGCGGGAGCGCGACCGAGACGGACTTGGCCGGCTTGATGTCGGCCTTCTCGACCTCGACGCGGTCGTCGATGCCGACGTTCGCCTGCTGGCGGAGCCGGCCGTCGATCCGAATGACGCCGGAGCCCGTGTCCTCGGGGTAGCCGGGCCACACGCGGGCGATGGCGGTGCCTTCCTTGCCGTCGATTCGGATGTAGTCGCCGCCCTCCAGGCCCATCTCCTCTGCGGCCTGGCGGTCGATGGCCGCGAGCCCGCGGCCGGCGTCCTTCTGCTTGAGGGGCTTGACAGTGAGCTTCATCTATTTTTCACCCGTGATGGTGAGTACGCCGTTGTTCGTCGTGACCGATGCCTCGGGTCCGGGGAGTTCGAACTCCGCCTCGGAGACGTCGTCGTCGATCTCGGCCACGATGATCGCGGTGTCGCCGACGACGTCGACGTCGAGATCCTCGTCGGCGACGCCGAGGTCCGCGACGAGAACCCAGCTGTCGTCGTATTCGTACCGGCGGACGATCCGCTCGTCTCCACCGGCGAGTTGCGTGTTGCTCATCGTTGATTCCTAACTCAAGGTTAGTCGCTTAAGTATTTAAATCTGTCGCACACGAATCGCAGTACAGCGGTGGGTACTGCGATTGACCGGTCGAATTGCAGTTCGGGCCGAGACGTCGGTGGCGTCGGTCGATTCCGTTCAGTCGTTCGAGGCTTTATGACCCTGCCTCGCGAACCGACGCGGTATGGACACGGTCACACACCACGGTCGGGAGACGGCCT
This is a stretch of genomic DNA from Halobellus sp. MBLA0158. It encodes these proteins:
- the priS gene encoding DNA primase small subunit PriS — protein: MESRTRTYLEGRFGDYYRRSDVALPPAAERREWGHIPWSAGSTTMVRHQSLLDIGDLSDFLHRTAPRHVYFSSARFADPGAGSMDEKGWQSADLVFDLDADHLPAVDPAEASYAEMLAACKEELLNLLSFVDDDFDFSDVTVVFSGGRGYHVHVRDPEVRGLDSEARREIVDYVRAIDLDVDGLIETRSVRGTTRRMLRRRGGWGARVHRRLVDLSERLREMDEGDALDRLQELEGIGAGRAETILGQIEHNFDAIREGNVEAGGPGTRILVEALAEEAIEAETAPIDEPVTTDTKRLIRLPGSLHGGSGLAVTPLDRDEIEAFRPLEDAIPDRFRGREIRVSVTEPGPVDFDGDTFTIPEGEQSVEECLGIFLMTRGRAEKIKE
- a CDS encoding DNA replication complex subunit Gins51, whose product is MDLDELRSVQRTERQKDSLQHLRDSFYEDVADYIADRKAERKRLAQDADDPFSDPDVGRLTDEIETAEDVVEAIYERRVGKVVKLASFAAADMNADTGGLTAEERNLFEDLVARIKGNRETVLDVLAGEGGSSGESPATSPSTPSESAAAGGADPTPADPSRAPESEPQQSASPAADDGASASDGTPPTPDDVLAEAMGGGSASGEAASADPTESEGSDPTVPPDAPPDAVAADAPVVGDEQSDQGPNREPTNGDGRDEASDPPGGPEAVRDGGVAAAADSGGSATDSAGEAAGDDAAATAESASDSDARTGDTERVTLKITEDVGRIFGVDEREYDLASEDVVTLPTTNAGPLIERDAAERLE
- the bcp gene encoding thioredoxin-dependent thiol peroxidase encodes the protein MLDQGAPAPNFELPDQYGERASLADHRGEYVVVYFYPRADTPGCTTEACGFRDVYDEFEARGVTVFGISDDPVSDLADFADDYDLPFRLLSDEDGAVASAYDSYGEKNMFGNTFDGVFRNTYVVDPEGEIALAYEGVSPEDHAVEILDDLADLGVEA
- a CDS encoding CDC48 family AAA ATPase; this encodes MKLTVKPLKQKDAGRGLAAIDRQAAEEMGLEGGDYIRIDGKEGTAIARVWPGYPEDTGSGVIRIDGRLRQQANVGIDDRVEVEKADIKPAKSVSVALPQNLRISGNIGAHLRDKLAGQPVTQGQNIRVPFGFGFMSASNQPIPLKVASTEPEGTVVVTDSTEVTISQTPAEEIQSGADEESDTPNVTYEDIGGLDQELEQVREMIELPMRHPELFQRLGIEPPKGVLLHGPPGTGKTLIAKAVANEIDASFHTISGPEIMSKYYGESEEQLREIFEEAEESAPAIVFVDEIDSIAPKRGEAGGDVERRVVAQLLSLMDGLDERGEVVVIGATNRVDAIDPALRRGGRFDREIEIGVPDRDGRKEILQVHTRNMPLGEGVDLDEYAENTHGFVGADIESLAKEAAMTALRRIRPELDLESDEIDADVLDSIEVTKDDFKEAIKGIEPSALREVFVEVPDVTWEDVGGLEDTKERLRETIQWPLDYPEVFEAMDMQSAKGVLMYGPPGTGKTLLAKAVANESESNFISVKGPELLDKYVGESEKGVREIFKKARENAPTVVFFDEIDSIATERGSNTGDSGVSERVVSQLLTELDGLETLEDVVVVATTNRPDLIDSALLRPGRLDRHVHVPVPDEAARRAIFRVHTEHKPLADDVDLDSLARRTEGYVGADIEAVCREASMAASREFINSVSREEVADSIGNVRVTMDHFERALDEVGPSVTAETRERYEEIEDRFEKNEVEREPDAGVSRTFQ
- a CDS encoding Hsp20/alpha crystallin family protein, with translation MSNTQLAGGDERIVRRYEYDDSWVLVADLGVADEDLDVDVVGDTAIIVAEIDDDVSEAEFELPGPEASVTTNNGVLTITGEK